The DNA sequence TCTTGTCATCCCTAACtacatgggaagcacaaataggaggatcatggttcaggcataaagcaagatcctatctcaaagataaccaacacagaaagggctggaggcatggctcaagttgtagagcaccagCCTACCAAGAGCAAagccgagttcaatccccagtaccactaatgaagaaaaaaaccaagcTAAGGTAAATCAGAGAATGTAGAAAAATCTGGTATCTACATTAAAAAGGTGCTAATGGGCCTTTAATCCAAGCTACTCCAaaggtagagattaggagaatcaaaAAGTCTGTGAgtccccatgtcaaccaataaaaagctgggcacatgCCTggcatctcagctatgtgggaagcataaataggaggatcatggtccaggggcTTAAAGCGAGGCCGTACTCAAAACATAACTAAGAAAAAAAGGGTGAGGAGCATagccagcactgccaaaacacccacaacaaagacaaaaaaaggtaCTAATGggaactgggcatgatggcagacaactgtaatcccagcactcaaagagctgaggcaggaagatttttagttccagaccagcctgggctacatagggagaccctatctcaaaaagatttaaaaaaaaaaggaccaactAAATATAGCCAATCAtccctgagttttttttttttttagctttagcATTAAGATGTACTACACTACCCATAATTATTTCTCATCCAaggcaaaaatgaatttttttttttttaaggtactgaagtttgaactcggccttcaccttgagccactccaccagccctatttttgtgtttcgagctagggtctctcaaactatttgccagggctggctttgaaactcgatcctcctgatttctacctcctgagtagctaggattacaggcttgagacattttttgttgttgctgttttgtttttgcatgctggggtttttaactcagggcctgtaccttcaaccacttcaccagcccttttttgtgatgggttttcagGATAGGGGTCCAAGAACTATCCTTCCAATACCAAAAGAAAACGTGCCTCCTAGTGGTGGAAGGTGCTTAGTGAGGTGGGATTACGGGTGATTACTTTTTGTTTCTGCATTAGCCTTCTACACCTttcggggggcgggggggtaagggCCCCAAAATTCTTGCCTCCCCAGAGCTCAAATTAAGCACTTCATGTACAAACTTTAGGTCAAAATTAGTAAACTTTatttaaacttcaaaaaaataacatacaaggcAGCTTAAGCTTTGTTCTTCCTGAAGGTCAGATGTATGATCCAGAGCAGGAATTGCCCCTATGAAGTCAAAATACCCTTCAACCCCAATCAAGCCACAGGCTAGGAAGGACCCTCATTGAGGGACCAGGCATGGGGTAGCTGGGGCAGGAAGAACCCCACAGCTACATTAGTGGGTTCTCAGATATCACAAGTGGAGAACAAGACAAAAAGCCCATCAGAAATGGGATCCAGAACTTCAATGGAGAACTATCTAAGGACTTATATACAAGGCTCTGAGGGTTTTGGGGTCACAGCACACCAGTGAAGGGAGAGCACAGGACTCCACAGCATTACAGAGGCTCCCCTGgcccagccagctgctgctgtgcCCTTCTTACCCTCAATTTTCCTCATCACTGTCATCCGGGCTGATGGCTGGGCTGGTGAGGCTGTAGGTGGGGCTGGTAGGTGAGTAGCCAGGGGAAGTGGGGGAGTAGGTAGAGCCTTTGGGGGAAGTAGGCGAGTAGGTGGGGCTGGTAGGCGAGTACTTGGGGGAAGTGGGTGAGTAAGTGGGGCTTGTAGGTGAGTACTTGGGGGAGGTTGGGGTGTAGACGGGAGAAGTTGGTGAGTAAGTAGGAGATGTTGGTGAATACTTTGGGGTGGTGGGTGAGTAGGTGGGGCTGGTAGGAGAGTACTTGGGAGAAGTGGGTGAGTATTTGGGGCTGGTAGGTGAGTACTTGGGAGAGGTTGGGGTGTACTCTGGTGAGCTGGGGCTGTAGGAAGGGCTGGTTGGGGTGTACTTGGGTGAGGTAGGGCTGTAGCTGGGAGAGCTGGGACTGTAGCTGGGAGAGCTTGGGGTATAAGTTGGCGACTGTGGTGTGTACCGTGGGCTTGAAGGGGAATAGCTTGGTGAGGTTGGAGAGTAGCTGGGTGAAGTTGGTGAATAGCTTGGAGAGGTGGGACTGTAGTTAGGACTGGTTGGTGTGTAGTTGGGACTAGTAGGCGAGTAGCTGGGTGACGTTGGGCTATAGCTGGGTGATGTTGGGGTGTAATTGGGACTGGTTGGAGAGTAGTTGGGGCTGGTGGGTGAGTAACTTGGTGAAGTTGGTGAGTAGCTTGGAGATGTAGGTGAATAGCTCGGAGATGTTGGTGAGTAGCTGGGGGACGTGGGCGAGTAGCTGGGTGAAGTTGGGGAGTAACTAGGAGATGTGGGCGAGTAGCTGGGTGAAGTTGGGGAGTAACTGGGAGACGTTGGTGAGTAGCTGGGAGATGTTGGGGAATAGCTGGGAGATGTTGGTGAGTAGCTGGGAGAGGTGGGAGAGTAGCTGGGAGAAGTGGGTGAGTAGCTGGGAGAAGTTGGTGAGTAGCTGGGAGAAGTTGGTGAGTAGCTAGGTGAAGTGGGGCTATAGTTGGGACTGGTTGGAGAGTAGGATGGGGAGGTTGGAGAGTAGGAGGGTGAAGTGGGGGAGTACGAGGGACTCTGGGGTGTATAGCCTCCGGGGGAGCGGGGCTCATAGGCAGGTGATGTAGGTGAGTAGCTGGGAGACATGGCACCACCTGTGGGAAAGAAGACAACAAGGGAGATAAGTGATAGAAAGACTAGCCCGGGAGGAAGGATCAGGAGGAAATGAGAATAGCAACTCACCTGGTGAGGGGATGTACGGGCTTGAGGGGCCAGGAGAACCTGGAGAGCCTGGCGTGGGAGACCAGGCAGGGGAGTAACCTGGGCTGAAGCCGCTGGCATCAGAAGCAGCACTGGGAGAGAAGCCAGCTGCCCCTGGGGTCATCCCACTCCCTGGAAGGGGGGAGAACAAGTTGAAACAGAGCTGGAGAGCAACAGCTCACCTTTCCCTAGCCCCCATTGCCTCTGAGATCCAACAATGGCTACTGTCCACCATTGTAGCTCATCCACTTCTGGACTGGGTTACTCACCAACACTTGGGGACCAGGCACCATAGGCTGGGGTTGCGCCCTGATTCCAGGGTGTCATGGCAGGAGAGATTCCTCCCATGGGACTGGGTGCTGAGCCGAAGAACATGCCAGTGGCTGCAAAGAAGTCCAGAGTGTCTCATGAGGAAAGGAACCCAAGGACTAAGAACACCCTCCTGGCTGTGGCTTGCCTCACCCCTTATACTCACGTCCAGCAGCCCCCAAGCCAGGGATATTGGTAGGGATCTCCATGCCATATTTGCACTTCTCTGCATCAAGCAGGAGGTCAAAACAGCCAGTGCCAGCTGGAGCTAGTTGGCCCAGCATGATATTTTCTGAGACCCCCTTCATGGGGTCACTTTCCCCATGGGCAGCTGCTTCCATAAGCACATCCACCTGAATAGCCAGAAGAGGACAGATtagacccgtcacacacaccaCCTGTCACAGCCTAAACTGACAGCAAAACAAGAGTACTGGTGCCCTCCACAAATTCCCACGGAGTCTCCACCTCCCACCCTGCTCAGAAGTTCACCGTTTCCTCAAAGGAGCACTTCATGAGAGGTCCAGTGTCCTGGCGGTTGACTCCATGGCGGGTGATGGCCATCAAGTGGCCTCGACAGGTCATGGTATCACACAATAGAGCCAAGTGCCGGTAATTGACATAGGAACCATCAAAGGAGATGACGTGGTACAGCTCCCGCTCCAGAGCCTTCCGTACAGCTTCAATGCCCAGCACCTGCCATGGAGgttgagggagaaagagtcaaGACCGAGGTAGCTCTGCTCTCCAGACCCACAGGGAGTCAGGGATCAGTGCATCACATAATCAAAACAGATTCAGGCAGAAAACTTGAACATGGAAATCCTCTGAATAGAGTACAAGAGTGAGGGACCTGAGAGCTGACAGGCCCTGGAAAGACCACTGGGCAGCCTGCTTCTAGGACTCACCGTGAAGATTTCCACAATGTCGTTGGATGTGGTGCGTACAGGATCCACATCCTTTTCACTCAGCACTCGCATCAGGCTCACACCATCAGTCTCCAGGATCCACTCCTGTAGGGCCTTGAACTCTCCGTCCTCTGTGATGATGATCTTCTTCTTGTTGTCTGTCTGTGGCAAGTGCATGTACACCTGGAAGGCAGGGCAAGCTGGGATCAGACCCggtagggcagggcagggcagggcaggacagTGGATGAGTAGATAGGGAAAGGCTAACCTTGCTGATCTGCTCAATACCCTGCAGGGTCATATCTGTCAGCATGTTGGACTCAATGCAACGCAGAAAAACATCATCATCCATCTTGTCCACCACCTCTTCTTCCTGCAACAAGAGCGAGGCCAACAATCTTAGAACCtctggtcttttccttcctccccaaaCCATAACCTTTCAAGGACCCCAAGAATCCATCACTTTACTGTTTCCTTGGCTCTAGTAATTCTTATTCATCATGATTTTACAATATTAAAAGAAACCTAGAAAGAGGCATCCACACCCCACCAATCTAACACAATTTCCACCTTCATACAGTTCATCTAGCATCTGGCCCCTCACAAACGTATGAGTGTGCTTGAGGGCTATGACCAGGCCAAACGCACTCCCTTCCCTGTTTCCGGCACTTAGCCAGGCTGATACTCTGACTTGACAATGACCTCTTTTAATGGATGTAGAATTTATGTTAAGATATTTTAACACTTTCTTAACTATTCTCTGATCAGTAGTTAATTGAGTTCTTTAGTTTTCATTGCAAAAGTAGCATGGTGTGACAGCACATGACTGTTGTAATCTTAGCACTAAGGAGcccggaggcaggaggatgaagagtttAAGATCAGCCTGCATTACATAGTGAGTTGCAGGCtgtcctgggctacatagtggtatcctgtctcaaaaggaaaacaaacaaacaaaaaggcagcAGGCATCTATCTGCATGTGCAGCACAATCTCTCAGGAGCCACATCCAGAACAAGTCATAGTCAAACATTTTTGCAGGTCATGTTATGCAAGCTCTCACATCATCTTTCTAAGGACACATCAATTCCTACTGTCTAAGCCTGTCCCAGCCCTACCCTTACACTGCCAGCTGAGATTTGTGCTGCTACAGGAGCTGCCCAGAGGAAGAGAGCCAAGTGGTAGGGCTATGAGGAAGCACCTTCTTTCTGATATCACCTGTTCTGGACAgtgatttattttctatttataaattagGTGAGTGTGACTGGCCCATCAATGTTGCttgatttgatatttttctttttttgggggggagggtggaactggggtttaaactcagggcttcacatttgcaaaggtggcattctactgcttgagctacacctccagtccattttgctctggttatttatttattttttttggagatgtagtctcttgaactatttgctggggctggccttgaaccaagatcctccctatctcagcctcccaagtagccacaattataggcatgagccactggtgtccaactCAATTTGATGGTTTTCTACAACATGTCACTTTCTCCTTTACCTCTTGCATCTTGTTTTCATCACTGTTCATAATGCGGATTCGTAAGACCAGCTTCTCTGCATTATCATCATTAAAGATGCAATTCAAGTCATCGCCAAAACCTAGTGGGGAGAACCACAAGCCATGAGAAAGAACACATTGAACAGGACTTGTTTCCTAGTTACTATCCATTCATAGTTCTCTTACAGGGTGCTGCTCTTTTGGCTCACACCAACTCCTAGAATCTTCTCATAGATTCCCCtctagaaagaaggaaggggcacactgggaagggaaaaggaatgcAGAGAGGACCTGTAAGTGCTGATGATCCTGGAGAAAAGAACCATTAGAAAACAGAGAGTGAGGCTTTCAGGACTTGAGTGAAGTGAACATAACAGAGGTGGAAGTCCAGATAAAACTCCTAAATAGGACCTGCTCTCCTGGCCTTACCAGCATTGATTTTTTCAGCAATCTGTTCCATGGTCAGCTTTCGGTCAGTCATGTGCTTCCGGTCCAGCTCCACACGCAACAGCCAGGGGGAGATTCGAGCCACATCAAAGTCAGGCATCTCATAGTAGACATTCACCCACTCCTGATCCTCTGCCACCACAGTGCTCTGGGGGTTGGGATCATAGTAGATGGCTGTGTTTGCAGTCACCTTCCTCAATGTTGTATGTTCCAGGCGACAAAGAATGTCCTGGGAAGAGACAGGTACTCATAATACAGGCACTAGAGTAGCTCCAAAAGCCTCTTGAAATCCTCTTATTCAGAGAATCCCCAACCCTTGATTCAATGGAGAGCTCACCTCCATTTCTTGCAACCAGGAAGCCATGGCCCCTGACCCCTACCTTGGCCCTCTCAGCATCTCGAGCAGACTGGCCCAACAGAAATACAGTGAGGGAGGGAGTCTTTGGCTTCTTGGAAATGTTGATGAGCTCCTTAAGTCGGGGGACACCCAGAGTCACGTTCTTTGCAGATACACCAGCATAGTGGAAGGTGTTCAAGGTCATCTGGGTGGCAGGTTCTCCAAGGGACTGTGCAGCCAGAGCTCCCACCATTTCCCCAGGATGGGCCTAAGGAAAAGCAAGTATCAGACAAAGCCAAATTCTGTCTGTCCCATGGAGAATGTATGTGACATGATCAGAGTGAGACTACATACTAATCAGAAAGGACATGGGGCAGATGAGtttagaaaaggaagagagacttAAAATAGTAATTACAATGACtacaacaatgataaaaaaaatcagtgtggctcatgcttataattttagctacaaaagttcatgagaccccatctcaaccaataaaagctgggcttggtggtttgcacttgtcatcccagctacacaggaagcacaaacaggaggactgaagtccaggcataagcaagaccctattcaaaaaatacctgaagcaaaaaggggtggtagtatggctcaagtggtagaacacctccctagcaattacaatgccctgagtttaaaccctagtactcaaaaaaaaaaaagtgaaaacatatTTCTGTACTGGCTTATCTCTTTTCTATTTGCTCCCTCCAATTCCCTGCCTCTCCCTAAATTagaattctgcacacagtaggcattttagaaaaataaatactgccatttcatatatatatatatacacacacacacacacacacacatatatatatatatattccagtcATGCCATTTATTTACTGTATGACCATCATACAATACAGTCACTATCTGAGCCCAATTTTGAGTCTGCCACATGGGACTGTCAATTGCTTCCCTATTAgggttaatttttgttgttgtttttcgtttgattttttttttttttttttgtggtagtggagttggggtttgaactcagggcctcatgcttgctaggcaggtgctctaccacttgagccactccaccagccctttcttgtgttgggtatttttgagatagagtctcacgaactaccTGCCCCGGTTGTCCTcctgaactttgatcctcctgatctctgcctcccaaatagctaggattacagacatgagccacctagGGTTGTTTTAAAGCTAGTATGGTACAAGAGTATATGCATTCAAAAACAGGTCTTGGTACACAGCAGTCTTTCAGTAAATCAGAGCAATGGCTGTTCTTGGAAAtcaaagaaggtaaaaaaaaaaaaaaaaaaaaaaattacaaagaaacagGCCAAGAAGAGAAGCACAACACTCACAATGGCTTGGTTGAACTTGGACTCAATCTCCCCAAGCAACCAGTCAAAGGCCTCTCCACTAAGCCGAAATTCCTCAGCCATGCGGCGGGAGCACAGTGTGGATCGTAGGTGGATATTGAAGAGCAACGTGGCGTTCTCCTGAGCCTGACGGCTTAGTGGGTCATCTCCATTCACTATCACCAGTTTCTTGCTCAATTCCTTGACTCCTGGGATCCAATGAGGGATGAAGACATTATTAGTACAGGACCCAGCAGACTCCTATCTCATCTAATCTAGAGATGACCCCTAAAGAGGTACTTACCTTCAACCACTTTGATGGGGTGCAGGTCAGAGGGAAGACGAGGGTTGATGTGGAAGATTTTCTGAGCATTCCAGATCATGCGCAGAAGGTTACAAGGGAGGACAACCTGAAGGGGGAGGGATTGGAAGAAGGATTTCGAGTCAGAGGACAGCCACCCAGTAGCATTTCTCCAGCCTAGTACTTCCCACCTACACGTACCTTGCTGTCACCAGTTGGGAAGATAACTCTTAGCACCTCCCGATCCTCACGCATCCGTTCAAATTCCCGTTCCAGCTCATTCTGTATATGTGCATTGCTCAACACATCCTTTACCAGATCCTCCTGCAGGGTGCGCCTCAGGGCCCTCTCATTAGTGTAATCAAAACGGAACCTGAAAGAGACAAGGGAATGGAGCCAGGGGTCAGGCAGGCTCTGGGTTCTCATCCCCACAAGGAACTCCTCACAGTGCACAGTCCACCAGGACCAGGGATTTGGAGGGAAGAATCCTGGGCAGACATAAAAGATCCAGGTCCAAGGACTGTCAATGAGTTCTGAGCATGTACCTGACCTGCTCAGAACTTGTTTGAGACAAGGGAACACGTCTCAAACTGCCTAcattcctcctctccccccactgAGCCACTGTTTCAGATGTGTGGGAGAATGGTGCTAAAAAAAAGTAAGGCCCCCTATAAGACACATTTCATGCCACGTCTGGGGAGAGCAGGGATGTTACAACTCAGACCCTGAGACCAAGGGGCATGAACCACCCACTTGTCCCCCTCCTTACTTCTTCTCAAAAGCCTTGTTAGAAGGCTTAAGTGTAGCGAGGTTCTGGAACTCAACACTCTCGCCTGCCAGGCCATCCTCGCCATAGCGCAGCTGCACTACCTGGTTGATTGAGTTCCGCACAGTTGCATCATACTTCACCATCACTGACTCCATGGATTTTATCAGTCGCCTCTGGATGTACCCTGGGGGAAGGTAGTCAGTTGAAAGACCCAAGGCAAGAGAATGATAAAGCCCAAAGATTCAATCTTTGGGCCTTAACCCACCTGATTCCCACAAGAGCCAGATAGTAGCCCCCTCATTCCCTGTGCATGATTGGTAAAAACTCTATAACTGAGTTACAATTCAAGCTCCCACCCCCCCACAGCAACACTCTCCATCAGATGGATTGAGCAACTACCAGAGTGCTAAGCCCAAGGCTCTATACCTGCACCATGGAATGCTCTAAAGCAATCCAGTCAAgtgtttttgtctctttttttctttgtggtgttgGTGATTAAACCCAGGGATGTTTGGCAAACATtccacctctgagctacacccctagccctatCTTACTCTTGAAAGCCAGTCTGTATTCTTTCCACAGAGGCAAAATTCCACCTCTAGGAACCCCACCCAGCAGGGATTTCTCAGCTGGACACTGGAAGTACCCTGAAGAAGGCCTCACCAGTCTCAGCAGTCTTGACAGCTGTGTCAATAAGACCCTCACGTCCCCCCATGGCATGGAAGAAGAACTCAGTAGGTGTGAGGCCAGCCAGGTATGAGTTCTCCACAAAGCCACGGCTCTCAGGCCCATAATCATCCTTGATAAAGTGAGGCAGAGTCCGGTGCTTGAATCCAAATGGGATCCGCTTGCCTTCCACGTTCTGTTGCCCAACGACAGCAATGACCTAGGAAATACAAAAAGTAGGCTTTAAAGCCCTGAGAATAAGAATTCTGCTGGGAGTGGTAGCATGCACTTGGGAAGAGGCAGGAtaattgagttcaaggccagcctgggctacgaa is a window from the Castor canadensis chromosome 11, mCasCan1.hap1v2, whole genome shotgun sequence genome containing:
- the Polr2a gene encoding DNA-directed RNA polymerase II subunit RPB1, which gives rise to MHGGGPPSGDSACPLRTIKRVQFGVLSPDELKRMSVTEGGIKYPETTEGGRPKLGGLMDPRQGVIERTGRCQTCAGNMTECPGHFGHIELAKPVFHVGFLVKTMKVLRCVCFFCSKLLVDSNNPKIKDILAKSKGQPKKRLTHVYDLCKGKNICEGGEEMDNKFGVEQPEGDEDLTKEKGHGGCGRYQPRIRRSGLELYAEWKHVNEDSQEKKILLSPERVHEIFKRISDEECFVLGMEPRYARPEWMIVTVLPVPPLSVRPAVVMQGSARNQDDLTHKLADIVKINNQLRRNEQNGAAAHVIAEDVKLLQFHVATMVDNELPGLPRAMQKSGRPLKSLKQRLKGKEGRVRGNLMGKRVDFSARTVITPDPNLSIDQVGVPRSIAANMTFAEIVTPFNIDRLQELVRRGNSQYPGAKYIIRDNGDRIDLRFHPKPSDLHLQTGYKVERHMCDGDIVIFNRQPTLHKMSMMGHRVRILPWSTFRLNLSVTTPYNADFDGDEMNLHLPQSLETRAEIQELAMVPRMIVTPQSNRPVMGIVQDTLTAVRKFTKRDVFLERGEVMNLLMFLSTWDGKVPQPAILKPRPLWTGKQIFSLIIPGHINCIRTHSTHPDDEDSGPYKHISPGDTKVVVENGELIMGILCKKSLGTSAGSLVHISYLEMGHDITRLFYSNIQTVINNWLLIEGHTIGIGDSIADSKTYQDIQNTIKKAKQDVIEVIEKAHNNELEPTPGNTLRQTFENQVNRILNDARDKTGSSAQKSLSEYNNFKSMVVSGAKGSKINISQVIAVVGQQNVEGKRIPFGFKHRTLPHFIKDDYGPESRGFVENSYLAGLTPTEFFFHAMGGREGLIDTAVKTAETGYIQRRLIKSMESVMVKYDATVRNSINQVVQLRYGEDGLAGESVEFQNLATLKPSNKAFEKKFRFDYTNERALRRTLQEDLVKDVLSNAHIQNELEREFERMREDREVLRVIFPTGDSKVVLPCNLLRMIWNAQKIFHINPRLPSDLHPIKVVEGVKELSKKLVIVNGDDPLSRQAQENATLLFNIHLRSTLCSRRMAEEFRLSGEAFDWLLGEIESKFNQAIAHPGEMVGALAAQSLGEPATQMTLNTFHYAGVSAKNVTLGVPRLKELINISKKPKTPSLTVFLLGQSARDAERAKDILCRLEHTTLRKVTANTAIYYDPNPQSTVVAEDQEWVNVYYEMPDFDVARISPWLLRVELDRKHMTDRKLTMEQIAEKINAGFGDDLNCIFNDDNAEKLVLRIRIMNSDENKMQEEEEVVDKMDDDVFLRCIESNMLTDMTLQGIEQISKVYMHLPQTDNKKKIIITEDGEFKALQEWILETDGVSLMRVLSEKDVDPVRTTSNDIVEIFTVLGIEAVRKALERELYHVISFDGSYVNYRHLALLCDTMTCRGHLMAITRHGVNRQDTGPLMKCSFEETVDVLMEAAAHGESDPMKGVSENIMLGQLAPAGTGCFDLLLDAEKCKYGMEIPTNIPGLGAAGPTGMFFGSAPSPMGGISPAMTPWNQGATPAYGAWSPSVGSGMTPGAAGFSPSAASDASGFSPGYSPAWSPTPGSPGSPGPSSPYIPSPGGAMSPSYSPTSPAYEPRSPGGYTPQSPSYSPTSPSYSPTSPSYSPTSPNYSPTSPSYSPTSPSYSPTSPSYSPTSPSYSPTSPSYSPTSPSYSPTSPSYSPTSPSYSPTSPSYSPTSPSYSPTSPSYSPTSPSYSPTSPSYSPTSPSYSPTSPSYSPTSPNYSPTSPNYTPTSPSYSPTSPSYSPTSPNYTPTSPNYSPTSPSYSPTSPSYSPTSPSYSPSSPRYTPQSPTYTPSSPSYSPSSPSYSPTSPKYTPTSPSYSPSSPEYTPTSPKYSPTSPKYSPTSPKYSPTSPTYSPTTPKYSPTSPTYSPTSPVYTPTSPKYSPTSPTYSPTSPKYSPTSPTYSPTSPKGSTYSPTSPGYSPTSPTYSLTSPAISPDDSDEEN